The following is a genomic window from Nitrososphaerota archaeon.
TCGTTGCACCTCCACTGCTGTATCGCCGCCTCTAAAGACGCCAGCGAGAGCTCGTCCCTGCTGTCAAGCTGCTCCCATATCTTCACGAACTCCCTGAGGGAGGTCCCCGGCATGTCCAGGGAGTGGGAGAGGAGGTTGGTGATGGGGCGGAGGCCCACCGACGCGAGGGAGAACTTCAGGTCCCGCCCCGGCCTGAGGACCTTCACCTTCTGCCCCACCCCGGTGTCCGACCCGTCCTCTCGCTGCCCCACCGACCCGTATTCGTCGTTCAGGTCGAAGACCACCGAGTAGGCGTCGTTCGCGAGGAGCCCCCGCAGCAGCATCTTGGCCAGGTGGGACTTGCCTGACTCCTTCCGCCCCGTGATCACGGTTATCCTCCCATCCAGCGCCTCCGCGGGGATCCCGAAGGGGGACTCCCCGTCCACCGTGCCGACCCTTATCGTCCTCGACCCCAGGGGGGCCACCGTCCCCGCGAGGTCCTCGACGAGGAGCCGCGAGACCCTGGAGCTGGTCCTCGACGGCATCCAGTTGACCCTGGGGGTGAGCTTTCCGCCCGTTATGGTCCCCCTGGCCTTGCAGAGGAGAATCCTCATGTCGCGTATCAGGGTGGAGATCGTCGCCAGCCCGGTCGGGTCCGACGTCACCCCAGGGGCCGAGGCGGAGAGCACCTCTTCCCTGGATATCTCCTCCTCTATCCCTTCGACGTCGAGGTACCTCTCGTCGTAGACCTGGAGCACCAGGTCTCTTTCAGGCTCGGAAGCCACCAGGTAGTCCCCTATGCGCACCCTCTCCCTTGGAGAAGCTACGACGAGGATGTCGTCCCCCTCCTTCTTGAGTATCTTCGCGCCTACGCCCCTCCCTTGAACCCCCCGAGGGCTATGGTCCTGAGCGGGAAGGCGTGGAGCTGCCTCACGCGGAAGCGCTTGGCCACGAAGGCCTTCAGGGCCTGGTCGTCCGCCTTCGAGAAGATTGAGAGGTGGTGGGCGACCTTCAGCGAGTCCGGGTACCCTGAGGCGAAGGCGTCGTTCCAGAGTATCCTACCAAGGACCGCAGGATGAGGCTCGGCGGAGGCTATGTCCAGCCTGAACACGAGGCCGTCGGGGGCGAACTTCGCGAGGACCGTCCCCACGGACCCCCGGTCGACGGTGTGATAGGAGGGGACCCTGGCCCCCGAGAGCGAACTGACCAGGTCCTCCGACAGTATCAGGCTGCTCGACTTCGAGAACCCCACCATCGAACGGTTCGACCCCCTCCGGAGAGGGCCCGCCAGCTGCCCCATGGGGTGCTTGAGGGACCCGTCAGCCATCACTATCGTCCTGTCGTCCCCCTCGGAGAGGGCCTCAACCACACGCCGTTCGATCGTGTTCCGGATGAACCTCTCCGCAACTGCGTGGTCGGAGAGGAGCAGGTCAAGCTCGGCAGACGGGAGCCGGGGGGCGAGGCCGCTGAGCCCCGAAGCGTTCGCATAGACGAGTATCGGCCCCAGCCTGAAGAAGCGCCTGAGGGCGCCTTCGTAGGAGACGCCCACGGCGGTCCGGGCCGCGTAAAGGGACCCCTGGGATGTCTCCCCCACCAGGACGCACGTCGAGTCTACGGACGCGATTGGCCGCCCTTCTTTGACGGGAACTATGCACCCAGGGACCAATGACGCGTCCGTCGGCTCGAAGTACGGATACAGCTCCTTCCCGTACCTGCTGAAGACGAACGCCCTCCCCGAGAGCTCGCGTTCGGCGTCTTCGGAGAGCTCGGCGAAGGCCTCCTCGAACTCCCTGGCGAGGGAGTCGAGGGTCGAGAGCTGCTCGTCTTGGACAGGTGAGGTCGCTGTTATGGCCATCTTGCGCATCATGGCCTATACAACAAACAGTAGTTAAATATTGCGCATGCGCAACATGGACAACATCTATGAGCGCCGTCGCCTCCCGTGGGGCCATGACCACTGCCGCCCGGCTAGAACAGGTGGTCCCGTTCGTAGCCAGTTCAAATAGCCGCATCTTGGACAACAGGCGCAACACGATACAGATGTCCGAGAACCCCACCCCGACCAGCGTGACTGTCAAGCTGAAGAGAGGCGCATGGGAGATAGAGATCACCACTCAGGAGGGGAAGGTCCAGCAGGCGGTGGAGAGTGTGCTGGCAGGGATGGCCTCCAAAGAGCCCATGCTGGTGCAGGCGCAGGAACCGGAGGCGGCGCAGCGGAGGTTCGAGACCTGCCGGGGAGTCCTATTGACGATGTGGAAGGAGGGATGGTTCGCGTCTCCGAGGGCCCTTTCGGAGGCCCACGAGGAGATGAGCAGGCGGGGCTACCACTACGACAGGACCGCCGTCTCGCACACGCTGGTGGACCTGGTGCGGGAAGGGTCGCTCTTCAGGGACGGGAGCATGAGGAACTACACGTACATCCAGAAGCACCCGTTCAAGGCGCAGTCCGGAACTTCTTAGACAGCTGTTCGCTCAGCCTGCTGGCGCCGACGGTCGTTATCCTGTACTTCCCGCCCTGGTCGGAGCCGAGGCGCTCGACCGTGGC
Proteins encoded in this region:
- a CDS encoding ATP-binding protein, encoding MRIGDYLVASEPERDLVLQVYDERYLDVEGIEEEISREEVLSASAPGVTSDPTGLATISTLIRDMRILLCKARGTITGGKLTPRVNWMPSRTSSRVSRLLVEDLAGTVAPLGSRTIRVGTVDGESPFGIPAEALDGRITVITGRKESGKSHLAKMLLRGLLANDAYSVVFDLNDEYGSVGQREDGSDTGVGQKVKVLRPGRDLKFSLASVGLRPITNLLSHSLDMPGTSLREFVKIWEQLDSRDELSLASLEAAIQQWRCNEFVRDALFARYHTLASCGLFTDSAHLQVDLQDFFTLNRKGGTLVVSLSGVSPLNRKMVVELMLSKIVDLLERRKIPPVFLFAEEAHLYLRDTYWEDLITRMRHFGVFTVFVTNQPDAIDQKIYRQVDNIFLYNFSNDSDLAMVSQASMADADTVKAIVRTLPPRMCLMLGYAVRDLPVVVSVDNFDSPPSGLTRRFFSQRIEIGA